The following proteins are co-located in the Synechococcus sp. PROS-U-1 genome:
- a CDS encoding DUF4330 domain-containing protein, giving the protein MVLNRLRSPSPIDAVAAVVALAALGGVIWSPKLSNAVAKATGAVKPVQVSVDVRHLVSADPEELLNAAREEAALNIVIRNQPAGRVTLVAVDDVTNPLVAVQPDGSIVVADAPSTALPRHARFVIEASAEIKPSGVVIGGTKLKVGVPVELEGRLYRLNGVVSGVTPL; this is encoded by the coding sequence ATGGTGCTCAACAGGCTGCGATCCCCATCTCCCATCGATGCAGTGGCAGCTGTCGTCGCCCTGGCTGCCTTAGGTGGGGTGATTTGGTCGCCCAAACTTTCCAACGCAGTCGCGAAGGCCACGGGTGCTGTGAAGCCTGTGCAGGTCAGCGTTGATGTGCGTCACCTGGTCAGCGCTGATCCCGAAGAGCTGTTGAATGCGGCGCGGGAGGAAGCGGCTCTCAACATCGTGATCCGTAACCAACCGGCCGGCAGGGTCACCCTGGTGGCTGTCGATGATGTCACCAATCCTCTTGTGGCTGTGCAGCCCGATGGATCGATTGTTGTCGCGGATGCCCCCAGCACCGCCCTGCCCCGACACGCCCGTTTTGTAATCGAGGCCAGTGCAGAGATCAAACCTTCGGGCGTTGTGATCGGCGGGACCAAGCTCAAGGTGGGCGTGCCTGTTGAGCTGGAAGGCCGTCTTTACCGTTTGAACGGTGTCGTCAGTGGAGTGACGCCGCTGTGA
- the coaD gene encoding pantetheine-phosphate adenylyltransferase, with protein sequence MRALYPGSFDPLTNGHMDLIERAYSLFGEVVVAVLSNPSKRPAFSVDERIEQIRTATGHLSGVEVISFDGLTVNCAVTHRADLILRGLRAMSDFEYELQIAHTNRSLAEDLETVFMATTARHSFLSSSVVKEVARFGGSIDHMVPPEVAKDLNRLFNSAFPAS encoded by the coding sequence ATGCGGGCGCTCTACCCCGGCAGCTTCGATCCCCTCACCAACGGTCATATGGACCTAATCGAGCGGGCATACAGCCTTTTCGGGGAGGTGGTCGTTGCCGTGCTCAGCAATCCGAGCAAGCGGCCGGCCTTCAGTGTTGATGAACGGATCGAACAGATCCGCACAGCGACGGGCCACTTGTCCGGTGTTGAGGTGATCAGTTTCGATGGCCTAACGGTGAACTGTGCTGTCACCCACCGCGCCGACCTGATCCTGCGAGGCCTTCGAGCGATGAGTGACTTCGAATACGAACTTCAGATCGCCCACACCAACCGGTCGCTGGCGGAGGATCTGGAGACCGTGTTCATGGCCACCACGGCACGCCACAGTTTTCTCAGCAGTTCCGTGGTGAAGGAAGTGGCCCGCTTTGGCGGATCGATTGACCACATGGTTCCGCCAGAGGTGGCGAAGGACCTCAACAGGCTCTTTAATTCGGCTTTCCCTGCCAGCTGA
- a CDS encoding cysteine desulfurase family protein — protein sequence MTRPELYLDAAATTPPLPAVIAAMQQLQQSAWANPSSLHGAGLAAAEALERARWRMAERFGVGADQLIVTSGATESVHLALLGSAAGLAPGRVVISAVEHPAVIAAAYQLEAQGWSVAEWPVNGQGVVRLDQLDQLLSSPTRLVSLTAAQGEVGALQPLIQVAQASRERGIVIHSDATQLVPQGCFPFERLGVDLLTLSAHKFRGPRGVGLLIRAPGVALSPLQGGGGQEHGLRSGTEPVALVSGMAEALMALPSFDPVSHPVPPGSSAQIRRQRDHLLERLLELPQLRLCGPPVTDRLPHHISLLANAADGRPLPGRELVRRLAAAGVACSSGSACSSGSSSDSDVLTAMGIPRPERQSGLRLTLGSWLSDQDLDIVPDRFSSVLESFS from the coding sequence GTGACACGCCCTGAGCTTTATCTCGATGCTGCCGCCACGACACCGCCGCTGCCGGCGGTGATCGCGGCCATGCAGCAGCTCCAGCAATCGGCCTGGGCAAACCCCAGCAGTCTCCATGGAGCAGGGCTGGCAGCTGCGGAGGCCCTCGAGCGGGCCCGCTGGCGTATGGCTGAGCGTTTTGGTGTCGGCGCGGATCAGTTGATCGTCACCTCTGGGGCGACTGAATCCGTCCATCTCGCCCTTCTCGGCAGTGCCGCGGGTCTTGCTCCAGGTCGTGTGGTGATCTCTGCAGTGGAGCATCCAGCGGTGATCGCTGCGGCTTACCAACTCGAGGCCCAGGGGTGGAGCGTTGCTGAATGGCCTGTCAATGGGCAAGGGGTGGTGCGGCTCGACCAACTCGATCAGCTGTTGTCTTCTCCGACGCGGTTGGTGTCCCTGACCGCTGCCCAGGGTGAGGTGGGTGCGCTTCAACCTCTGATCCAGGTTGCCCAGGCCTCCCGCGAGCGCGGCATCGTGATCCACAGCGATGCCACCCAACTCGTACCGCAGGGCTGTTTCCCGTTCGAGCGGCTAGGGGTCGACTTGCTGACCCTCTCCGCCCACAAGTTCCGTGGTCCCCGGGGCGTGGGCCTGCTGATTCGCGCCCCAGGTGTTGCCCTCTCACCGCTCCAGGGCGGTGGTGGACAGGAGCATGGTCTCCGTTCAGGTACAGAACCCGTCGCCCTGGTCAGTGGGATGGCTGAAGCCCTGATGGCGCTGCCGAGCTTTGACCCCGTTAGTCATCCCGTCCCTCCTGGAAGCTCAGCGCAGATCCGCCGCCAACGTGACCATCTGCTTGAGCGTCTTCTGGAGCTTCCACAGCTAAGGCTCTGCGGCCCTCCGGTGACCGACCGCCTGCCTCATCACATCTCATTGCTGGCCAATGCAGCCGATGGCAGGCCCCTGCCAGGCCGCGAGTTGGTGCGACGGCTTGCGGCCGCGGGGGTGGCCTGCAGCAGTGGCAGTGCCTGCAGCAGTGGCAGCAGCTCAGATAGTGACGTGCTTACGGCCATGGGGATTCCCCGGCCTGAACGGCAGTCGGGCCTGCGGCTGACTCTTGGTTCATGGCTTTCGGATCAGGATCTCGACATCGTTCCTGATCGTTTTTCCTCCGTGCTGGAGTCATTTTCCTGA
- the uvrC gene encoding excinuclease ABC subunit UvrC: MDAASGAPLLTQPDRLERRLKDIPAEPGCYLMRDGDDRILYVGKSKSLRSRVRSYFRSRHDLSPRIRLMTRQVCEIEFIVTDSEAEALVLESNLIKNHQPHFNVLLKDDKKYPYLCITWSEAYPRIFITRRRRFRSPLDRFYGPYVDVGLLRRTLFLVKRVFPLRQRPRPMYPDRTCLNYNIGRCPGVCQEKISSEDYHRTIRKVAMVFQGRSDELQQLLQEQMGRYAERMDYESAARVRDQLQGLDQLTADQKMSLPDSSVSRDVLALAFDERLAAVQLFQMRAGKLVGRLGYTADASGLEPGLILQRVIEEHYSQVDSVEIPPELLVQHALPQQTLMEDWLSEQRERRVQIHCPQRQQKADLIELVQRNAEFELLRAKQGQEKQSLATEDLAQLLELPTPPRRIEGYDISHIQGSDAVASQVVFIDGLPAKQHYRKYKIRSSSIRAGHSDDFMAMAEIMRRRFRRWARAKAEGVDVGALRHKGGSALQTDGLNDWPDVVMIDGGKGQLSAVMEALRELDLHEDLNVCSLAKQREEVFLPGESQPLETEPDQLGVVLLRRLRDEAHRFAVTFHRQQRGERMKRSRLSDIPGVGPKRVKDLLAHFHSIDAIQLASIETLSKAPGVGPSLARDIHDFFHPSEDGDDGVDGAALEEQPQELSA; the protein is encoded by the coding sequence GTGGATGCTGCCTCCGGTGCACCGCTGCTGACGCAGCCCGATCGTCTTGAACGCCGTCTGAAAGACATTCCCGCTGAACCGGGTTGTTACTTGATGCGGGACGGTGACGACCGGATCCTCTACGTCGGCAAGTCGAAGTCGTTGCGCAGTCGGGTGCGCAGCTATTTCCGCAGCCGCCACGATCTGTCGCCGCGGATCCGATTGATGACGCGCCAGGTCTGCGAGATCGAGTTCATCGTGACCGACAGCGAGGCAGAAGCCCTCGTCCTCGAATCCAACCTGATCAAGAACCATCAGCCGCACTTCAATGTGCTGCTCAAAGACGACAAGAAATATCCCTATCTCTGCATCACTTGGAGTGAGGCCTACCCACGGATTTTCATCACCCGCCGCCGTCGTTTCCGCAGTCCCCTGGACCGCTTCTACGGCCCCTATGTGGATGTTGGGCTTCTCCGCCGCACGCTGTTTCTGGTGAAACGCGTGTTCCCGCTGCGGCAGCGGCCACGACCGATGTATCCCGATCGCACCTGCCTCAACTACAACATCGGCCGCTGTCCGGGGGTTTGTCAGGAAAAAATCAGCTCTGAGGACTACCACCGCACCATCCGCAAGGTGGCGATGGTGTTTCAGGGCCGCAGCGATGAGTTGCAGCAGCTGCTTCAGGAGCAGATGGGGCGTTATGCCGAGCGGATGGATTACGAATCCGCAGCCCGGGTTCGCGATCAACTTCAGGGTCTGGATCAGCTCACCGCAGACCAGAAGATGAGCCTGCCCGACTCCTCCGTGAGCCGTGATGTTCTGGCCCTTGCGTTTGATGAGCGGCTGGCGGCCGTCCAGTTGTTTCAGATGCGGGCCGGGAAGCTGGTGGGACGTCTCGGCTACACCGCCGATGCGTCCGGTTTGGAGCCGGGCCTGATCCTGCAGCGCGTGATTGAAGAGCACTACAGCCAGGTTGATTCCGTTGAGATTCCCCCCGAGCTGTTGGTTCAACACGCTTTGCCCCAGCAGACGCTGATGGAGGACTGGTTGTCGGAACAACGGGAGCGTCGTGTGCAGATCCACTGCCCGCAGCGCCAGCAAAAGGCTGACCTGATCGAACTGGTTCAGCGCAATGCTGAGTTTGAGTTGCTCCGTGCAAAGCAGGGTCAGGAGAAGCAGTCGTTGGCGACGGAGGATCTGGCGCAGCTGCTGGAGTTACCGACCCCGCCGCGCCGGATCGAGGGGTATGACATCAGCCACATCCAGGGCAGCGATGCCGTCGCATCTCAGGTGGTGTTCATTGATGGACTGCCCGCCAAGCAGCACTACCGCAAATACAAAATCCGCAGCAGCAGTATTCGAGCTGGCCACAGCGACGATTTCATGGCGATGGCGGAAATCATGCGTCGCCGTTTTCGACGTTGGGCTCGGGCGAAAGCTGAGGGGGTGGATGTGGGTGCACTGCGACACAAAGGGGGCAGCGCGCTGCAGACCGACGGTCTTAACGACTGGCCTGATGTGGTGATGATCGATGGCGGCAAAGGCCAGCTTTCCGCGGTGATGGAGGCTCTTCGCGAGCTGGATCTGCATGAGGATTTGAACGTCTGTTCCCTCGCCAAGCAGCGGGAAGAGGTGTTTCTCCCCGGGGAAAGCCAGCCGCTCGAGACTGAACCGGATCAGCTGGGTGTTGTGTTGTTGCGCCGGTTGCGGGATGAAGCCCACCGTTTTGCTGTGACTTTTCACCGCCAGCAGCGTGGAGAACGAATGAAGCGCTCTCGCCTGTCTGACATCCCCGGGGTTGGGCCGAAGCGGGTGAAGGATCTTCTGGCCCATTTCCATTCGATTGATGCCATCCAGTTGGCATCGATCGAGACCCTGTCTAAAGCGCCTGGCGTGGGCCCCTCGCTGGCCCGCGATATCCATGACTTCTTCCACCCTTCAGAGGACGGGGACGACGGTGTTGACGGGGCTGCTTTAGAAGAACAGCCTCAGGAACTCTCCGCATGA
- a CDS encoding cryptochrome/photolyase family protein: MDLSLVFPHQLFEHHPAIRPGRSVALIEDPLFFGSDSTWPMQVHRQRLLLHRASMTAYAEMLQAKGLTVLRVLQGQAADTLEILADFVAQGYRSFHLADPVDDILSKRISAFASRHQCGLEIVPTPMLLTPAAVIDDHFAAGKKPLMGRFYEMQRKRLDLLIEPDGGPVGGRWSFDADNRKKLPKGIVVPDPPVEPSKPAVDQARQQLIGEGVAGIGSWDSFHYPVTHADAARWLDAFLDQRLREFGAYEDAISTQHRVMWHSVLTPMLNIGLLTPQQVLDRTLERAASGDVPLNSLEGFLRQIVGWREFMAAMYRRHGVEMRNGNFWGFDDRPIPSAFYTASTGLPPIDDAIRHALETGYCHHIERLMLLGNVMLLCGFHPTRIYTWFMELFVDAYDWVMVPNVYGMSQFADGGLFTTKPYLSGSNYVRKMSDYRKGEWCDTWDGLFWTFIHRHQDFFRRQYRLAMMARNLDRMGADVLVAHQRRASDFLDGLT; the protein is encoded by the coding sequence GTGGACCTCAGCCTCGTTTTTCCCCATCAGCTGTTTGAGCACCATCCTGCGATTCGTCCAGGACGGTCCGTTGCCCTGATCGAGGATCCACTCTTTTTCGGTTCCGATTCCACCTGGCCGATGCAGGTGCATCGGCAGCGTCTTCTCCTGCATCGAGCATCGATGACGGCCTACGCCGAGATGCTCCAGGCCAAGGGCTTGACCGTTCTGCGCGTTCTGCAGGGGCAGGCTGCGGACACGCTTGAAATCCTGGCTGATTTCGTCGCCCAGGGATACCGCTCTTTTCATCTGGCGGATCCGGTGGACGACATCCTCTCCAAACGGATCTCAGCCTTCGCATCGCGGCATCAATGCGGCCTGGAGATCGTCCCCACCCCAATGTTGCTCACCCCAGCTGCGGTGATTGATGACCACTTCGCTGCTGGCAAGAAGCCCTTGATGGGTCGCTTTTACGAGATGCAGCGCAAGCGGCTGGATTTGTTGATCGAGCCTGACGGTGGCCCCGTGGGTGGTCGATGGAGTTTTGATGCCGATAACCGCAAGAAGTTGCCAAAGGGCATCGTTGTTCCTGATCCACCAGTGGAGCCCTCGAAGCCAGCCGTTGATCAAGCTCGGCAGCAGCTCATCGGTGAGGGTGTGGCTGGCATCGGCAGCTGGGATTCTTTTCATTACCCCGTGACCCATGCCGATGCTGCCCGCTGGCTGGATGCGTTTCTCGACCAACGGCTGCGAGAGTTCGGGGCCTATGAAGATGCGATCAGCACTCAGCACCGGGTGATGTGGCACAGCGTGCTCACACCGATGCTGAACATCGGGCTGCTGACGCCACAACAGGTGCTGGATCGCACGCTGGAGCGAGCGGCGAGCGGCGATGTTCCCTTGAATTCACTCGAGGGGTTTCTGCGTCAGATCGTGGGCTGGAGAGAATTCATGGCCGCGATGTACCGGCGCCATGGGGTGGAGATGCGCAACGGCAATTTCTGGGGCTTCGATGACCGGCCGATCCCTTCGGCTTTCTACACAGCATCCACTGGTCTGCCACCCATTGATGACGCCATCCGTCATGCCCTCGAAACCGGCTACTGCCACCACATCGAGCGCTTGATGCTCCTGGGCAATGTGATGCTCCTCTGCGGATTCCATCCAACCCGGATCTACACCTGGTTCATGGAGCTGTTTGTGGATGCCTACGACTGGGTGATGGTGCCCAATGTGTACGGCATGAGTCAGTTCGCCGATGGAGGGCTTTTCACGACCAAGCCCTATTTGTCGGGCTCGAATTATGTGCGCAAGATGTCGGATTACCGCAAGGGGGAGTGGTGTGACACCTGGGACGGATTGTTTTGGACCTTCATCCACCGCCATCAGGACTTCTTCCGCCGCCAGTACCGGCTGGCAATGATGGCCCGCAACCTGGATCGCATGGGTGCTGATGTCCTCGTGGCTCATCAGCGACGGGCCAGCGATTTTCTTGACGGGCTCACCTGA
- a CDS encoding DUF1995 family protein — protein sequence MTHPDVPSLDLPADLLVAEENMLQSSLAAIGSGDGQRWAASLRFEGLRLLPVAVRLARGLIDAGQDLLMVWPDAGAAALARRDAEDLKDVILDFNQLKRSEGDSPDTRLFLAVNPSPADYEEFQALCENHAGAVLMLNGRLEDAAVGIGSVARERRKGFVASWQQAYWLQPLEGGALMRCFPDDWHLYRLDPDGYRQLEVLPERPDPDITAALLAGEDPDSIKQQLSGVDRFLDGLRN from the coding sequence ATGACTCACCCCGACGTTCCTTCCCTCGATCTCCCCGCGGATCTGCTCGTAGCAGAAGAGAACATGCTGCAATCTTCCTTGGCGGCCATTGGTTCCGGAGACGGTCAACGTTGGGCTGCAAGCCTCCGGTTTGAGGGGCTGAGGCTGCTTCCCGTAGCGGTACGACTGGCTCGCGGCCTGATCGATGCTGGTCAGGATCTGTTGATGGTTTGGCCGGATGCCGGTGCTGCCGCCCTGGCGCGGCGTGATGCGGAAGATCTCAAAGACGTGATCCTTGATTTCAACCAGTTGAAACGTTCGGAGGGGGACTCTCCAGACACCCGTCTGTTTCTGGCGGTGAACCCATCACCCGCTGATTACGAGGAGTTTCAAGCCCTGTGCGAGAACCATGCCGGAGCGGTGCTGATGCTGAATGGCCGCCTTGAAGATGCCGCCGTCGGAATCGGCAGCGTGGCCCGGGAGCGCCGAAAAGGTTTCGTGGCCAGTTGGCAGCAGGCCTATTGGCTCCAGCCTCTGGAGGGTGGCGCCCTGATGCGCTGCTTTCCCGATGACTGGCATCTCTATCGCCTGGATCCTGATGGGTACAGGCAGCTGGAGGTGCTTCCCGAACGGCCGGATCCCGATATCACCGCAGCACTGCTGGCCGGGGAAGATCCAGACAGCATCAAGCAACAGCTCTCCGGTGTGGATCGCTTCCTTGATGGTCTGCGCAATTGA
- a CDS encoding flavin reductase family protein, producing the protein MSLDADAKKVLLRKIPHGLFICGVRDGDEVNGFTASWVTQGSFEPPLVVMGVRADSSSHAIIEATGKFSLNVLRADQKDLAAVFFKPQKALGGRFEAAPFEEGELGLPLLTDAIGGVECELVGSIKHGDHTVFVGEVKTARLIADGDALNLASTGWNYGG; encoded by the coding sequence ATGAGCCTCGACGCTGACGCAAAGAAGGTATTGCTCCGCAAGATCCCCCATGGACTCTTCATTTGCGGCGTGCGGGACGGTGATGAGGTCAATGGTTTTACCGCCAGTTGGGTGACACAGGGATCCTTCGAACCACCGCTGGTGGTCATGGGCGTTCGTGCTGACAGCAGCAGTCACGCCATCATCGAAGCCACTGGCAAGTTTTCCCTGAATGTGCTGCGGGCCGACCAGAAAGATCTGGCTGCTGTGTTCTTCAAGCCCCAGAAGGCCCTAGGTGGTCGCTTTGAAGCGGCACCATTTGAAGAGGGAGAGCTCGGGCTACCTCTCCTCACTGACGCCATCGGTGGAGTCGAGTGTGAACTTGTTGGATCGATCAAGCATGGTGACCACACGGTTTTTGTCGGGGAAGTGAAAACAGCCCGGCTGATTGCTGATGGTGATGCACTGAATCTGGCCAGCACCGGCTGGAACTACGGCGGCTGA
- the dacB gene encoding D-alanyl-D-alanine carboxypeptidase/D-alanyl-D-alanine-endopeptidase gives MIRSALFSLLVLAPQLPLRAAPPLLAPPPVVQRQGQALLTGGALCPALQSALETAVGPEQRVWSVSVLDQRGQLLADLNGGVPRVPASNQKLVSTAFALDRLGPDFRLKTQLLRHADGTLEIVGEGDPDLSIAEIQKFAMVALGQGGSRTPASVSAAPVQLMVREEPRQRWWPADWEPADRSYAYGAPITRLALTSNALHMAVMDPAARLERILNSTILQQGGQIHLQMVDQQAREAATARSDEASVVLHSEDSAPMHALLSLANTESHNFTAEVLMREAADAWDVNRAALATTRWMQTQGLPMSGLRVRDGSGLSRGNRLTSRSLSVLLWRMAQHPLAAYYQASMAIAGQRGTLRNFYRGTSLQGRFWGKTGTLTGVRSISGILETADGPRYVSMISNGAYAPNSVMGQILLANQRVSRCPAWNADVMPRDGRD, from the coding sequence GTGATTCGTTCCGCTCTGTTTTCCCTTCTCGTTCTTGCGCCCCAGTTGCCCCTCAGGGCAGCTCCTCCGTTGCTGGCACCACCGCCGGTGGTTCAGCGTCAGGGGCAGGCTCTGCTCACCGGTGGTGCACTTTGCCCTGCGCTGCAATCGGCCCTTGAAACTGCTGTGGGTCCGGAACAGAGGGTGTGGAGCGTCAGTGTTCTGGATCAACGCGGTCAGCTGCTAGCTGATCTGAACGGGGGTGTTCCACGGGTTCCGGCATCGAATCAGAAACTGGTCAGCACGGCCTTTGCCCTGGACCGCCTTGGTCCCGACTTTCGGCTGAAAACACAGTTGTTGCGCCACGCCGATGGGACGCTTGAGATCGTGGGGGAAGGAGATCCCGATCTCAGCATTGCGGAGATCCAGAAGTTCGCCATGGTGGCTCTCGGCCAGGGTGGCTCCCGCACTCCGGCCAGTGTTTCAGCAGCACCTGTTCAGCTGATGGTTCGGGAGGAACCACGTCAGCGCTGGTGGCCAGCTGACTGGGAGCCGGCAGATCGCTCCTACGCCTATGGCGCACCGATCACCCGCCTTGCTCTCACCAGCAATGCCCTGCACATGGCGGTGATGGATCCGGCGGCACGGTTGGAGCGGATTCTGAATTCCACCATCCTTCAGCAGGGGGGGCAGATCCACCTCCAGATGGTGGACCAGCAGGCCCGAGAAGCGGCAACAGCGCGGAGTGACGAGGCGAGTGTTGTGCTGCACAGCGAGGATTCCGCGCCAATGCATGCCCTGCTCAGCCTTGCCAACACGGAGAGTCACAACTTCACCGCTGAGGTGCTGATGCGGGAGGCAGCCGATGCCTGGGACGTGAATCGGGCGGCCCTGGCCACCACCCGTTGGATGCAGACCCAGGGGCTCCCCATGTCGGGACTGCGGGTGCGTGATGGCAGCGGACTCTCCCGGGGCAACCGTCTCACCAGTCGTTCGCTCTCCGTCCTGCTATGGCGGATGGCACAACATCCCCTTGCTGCTTACTACCAGGCGTCCATGGCAATCGCCGGTCAGAGGGGAACATTGCGCAATTTCTATCGCGGAACCTCACTCCAAGGTCGTTTTTGGGGAAAAACAGGAACCCTGACCGGGGTTCGGTCAATTTCTGGAATCCTTGAAACCGCTGATGGACCCCGTTACGTGAGCATGATTTCGAACGGGGCCTACGCACCCAACAGCGTGATGGGTCAGATCCTGCTGGCGAACCAGCGGGTCAGCCGTTGCCCCGCATGGAACGCAGACGTGATGCCGCGCGATGGGCGCGATTGA
- the dapF gene encoding diaminopimelate epimerase encodes MLQFSKYQGLGNDFLIVEGRQGQLPDAISDPDPAWVRHICDRRFGVGADGLILALPPQVEGELRMRIINADGSEAEMCGNGIRCLARYLADTDGDAPGRSWDIETLAGMIRPELMADRQLRVDMGPPFLTPEGIPTTLMPEDGLPQGVLMLENDQLKVAAVGMGNPHVVVPVEDLASIPFDAWGAALEVHPAFPAKTNVHFLQVHSRERLEIRVWERGAGPTLACGTGACATLVAAVLLGLADDCAEVLLPGGPLMIEWRDRSGSVLMTGPAEAVFDGVLTPELVPGPSAVAPQVSPVNQVNTNSSPAKEATPAASPEDEAAALEQVQNFLNSTSLDSMLNLASESLEQRTKARFERDTP; translated from the coding sequence ATGCTGCAGTTCAGCAAATATCAGGGACTTGGCAACGACTTCCTAATTGTCGAGGGCCGGCAGGGACAACTGCCCGATGCCATCAGTGATCCAGATCCCGCCTGGGTGCGCCATATCTGCGATCGGCGTTTCGGTGTTGGCGCGGATGGCCTGATCCTGGCGCTTCCACCTCAGGTGGAGGGGGAACTGCGCATGCGGATTATCAATGCCGATGGAAGTGAGGCCGAGATGTGCGGCAACGGCATTCGTTGCCTGGCGCGTTATCTGGCCGATACCGATGGAGATGCGCCAGGCCGGAGTTGGGACATCGAAACCCTCGCGGGAATGATTCGCCCTGAACTCATGGCGGACCGCCAGTTGCGGGTGGATATGGGACCTCCATTCCTCACGCCTGAAGGCATCCCCACAACCCTGATGCCGGAGGACGGGCTGCCCCAGGGGGTGCTGATGCTGGAGAACGATCAACTGAAGGTGGCCGCTGTTGGTATGGGCAACCCCCACGTGGTGGTTCCCGTTGAGGATCTCGCCAGTATTCCCTTTGATGCCTGGGGAGCTGCCCTGGAGGTGCATCCAGCGTTCCCGGCCAAAACCAATGTTCATTTCCTCCAGGTTCACAGCCGTGAGCGTCTGGAGATCCGAGTATGGGAGCGGGGTGCAGGTCCGACCCTGGCCTGCGGCACTGGAGCCTGCGCCACCCTCGTGGCGGCGGTGTTGCTGGGCCTCGCCGATGACTGTGCCGAGGTTCTCCTTCCCGGCGGTCCGCTGATGATCGAATGGCGCGATCGAAGTGGTTCGGTGCTGATGACTGGACCGGCGGAGGCAGTGTTTGATGGTGTGCTGACGCCAGAGTTGGTTCCTGGTCCGTCTGCCGTGGCTCCCCAGGTCAGTCCCGTTAACCAGGTCAACACCAATTCCTCACCCGCCAAAGAGGCGACGCCTGCTGCGAGTCCAGAGGACGAAGCGGCCGCCCTGGAGCAGGTGCAGAACTTTCTGAACTCCACCTCTCTCGATTCGATGCTCAATCTCGCCAGTGAGTCACTGGAGCAACGCACCAAGGCGCGGTTCGAGCGTGACACGCCCTGA